ataatgtatccgatgaTCTAGTACTGTGGCCAAAGATGTCTTATACATCTACAAATGAACTGGTATCGCTATAACTATACAATaacagcaataatgtaccccctcccggccccgGCTCCCGGCCCATATTGGACTCAAGAAACTTgccactccataatgtactcggcttaaAAAACAGGTGAAATGGAAAGAGAAGATCTCGTAAAAGACTCGTATAATGTAGTAATATCGGATTaggaatttttgaaatatgtttggCTTCCGAAGTAATGTCGTCATAAAAGAGTGCCTCCAAGTACTTTTTTCCTTTCGCAGTATGTTCTCTTCCCCGAAAGTTGGCATGAATATAAAGATGACAATCCAATGTCGTCTAAATTTTAAGTTCTTTTGTGGTCGTTCCTGTCGAAAACAACGGTTATAACGTACAATTTTTAAtgctttggtcaaaaattttcttcGTGTTTGCTTTGTGAGGACGTTAACGTTGTAAAAGTAAAACCGTTCGATGACATTGTGAACGACAAgtaaatacagacagacagacagacagacagacagacagacagacagacatacatacatacatacatacatacatacatacatacatacatacatacatacatacatacatacatacatacatacatgatggCAGACGTGAGTGCTGTTCGCTCTGTTTGAAATTAAACCCACGATACCGTATATTTCATCTGATTCTCTTCCATAGCTCAATAATGTATACAAAATAGAAAGAAACTTTTGTTTCTATGAAATTGTTGCAATGCTTCACCTCATTTAAAATGTCATTGCTTTATTATTCAGCCATATAATTGATAATGAATCAAAAAGTATTCTAAGTACAATATAATTATTACTCAAGTTTAATGCATCTTTCATCTTTCTGATGTTTGCGAGATGTATCCGAACTTAAGTgcatgtaatatatattgataCTTTGTACAAAaagtaataatgtttataacgctctgctttgtcattgagcactgtaatttcccgcGAGGATGTCTgtgtacagagagagagagagagagagagagagagagagagagagagagagagagagagagagagagagagagagagagagagggggacaGACGGAGTTTCATAGTGTGCTGGATTGAGAAAGTAATATTACATCCTCATTATATCATTTATGGTTCTACTATTATTTTGTCATATGATCCTTTTGTCTGAAACATCTTATTATATCACGTGCTACTCTCTAAATAAGTACTTCTGTTTATGTTGTCATGGAGCTCAGTCATCCACACCATATAAGGTAACCGTGTCGGAACGCTACCCTTGATGACACAGTGGACATGTTAGACGAGCTGGATTACTGTTCACATTCATTTTATGAGTAAATGTAGCTTCTccttaaaaaacaaattaatttgaagtgGTCCCTTCGGTGCACACTTGTAATTACTCAATTATACGTCATTTTCACAAGTGATGCAGTTTTATATCTAAGGCGTATCATATCAACGACATTAATACCATATAGTATAGGTGTGTGAGTAATTTAAACCATCAATTTACACAATTTTGACATCCTTATCTCATCCGTCACTGAATTCCAAATAGCAATGACAAAAATGTGCACGTGCAGCTCCCTTCTTTCCACACAAAACAACAACTTATTACACTTTCTACGTGGTGGCATGAGAAGGCGACCGTAGTCTCGGTGTGTTAAAAAACCCCAACTTTTTAAGTCCACGATAAAGCGAAAAAAAATAtcgaaaatttgactttatcgCACATGCGCCGTACCTATTCATATCACGAGACACGACGACATTGCTTGTTAACCCTGCGTTACCATTTTCCTTTGACATGATAAATAATGCAtttctgaatgttttcaatcaaATTAATTATAGATGACTCACTTCTGATAACGAAAAAAACGCCTGTGAATAGAAAACACCCTCATTGTTTGTCAGTGAATAGCTTCGTTGTGAAAAGTGCAATGACACACTTCCTAATAATGAGGAATGTCCTCTGTATGAAAGCATTTTAAGCaatttacagtggtttgctttgacaGACACACACTGTCGGGTGCAAACACTGACAGCCCACTgcactgtccaagtcttatcactcgctttcaggtgtagttgttttgacaacatctgacctgctgcaagacaatatttcaactttggcagagttgatttctctgtggtcgactggaattattgctcagctgataattacacagtgttggcaacacctcaatttagacaatatgtctacttcGCATAATACCAAtacttcaaagcaaaccactgtatgaCAATACAAACTGTGATAACACTGGAGAAGATTTGAGTATTGTAGGAAACAAAGTCGTTTTTTGCTTTTGTGGAAAGAAAGTCTGCGATACACCTTGAAAACAAACCTTAAAACATAAACTGTATAGCTTGCCGGGATACAATTAAACTTAAATGTATATCTTTCATACATTCGTCCTAAGTTTACGCCTTGTTAAAGCCGAGCAAATTTTAAATTCGTAAATGTCTATGGTCTGCCGATTGTAGAGGCGTTGAACCCAGCACAATACTTACGCGTCCAACACTTTGCATGTTAATGGGATATAATAGCATAAAAACAGAATAGCATCTTTGTTGAACTTTATATTAGAAGATATAATAACGTCACTCCTAGGTTACctgaaatgtaataaaaatttcaTGAGTACACTTCTGAAAGGAGAAATGAAGACTCAACCATGAGGGCGCAATTTCCAGAATATCGGGAGGAAATTACGACTTCGATGTCTCTAAAATTGATGGTTTCTCAGCGAAAACAAACCGGGACTCAACCGGAACAATGTATTTGTCTTggacaataaaataaataaatgtagttgaactgaaaaaaaaacccagaaacgTAGTTGAATTGCTTGCTGCTAATAATCTTTTGTTTTAAATCATGAGTATCTTTTGCAcgtagtttgttttgtacaaccACTAACCAGTGTTGCAAAATGAccccattgttattgttacattgtttattaaccttgaatgatactgatTTTTTACTTGTTTTGATGTCTAATTCCTTTCAAATCTCCTATCCATTTCCGTTTTTTGGTCTGCATTCATCGGGAATATTTTGCTCCGCATTTGCTTCAGTCTTGTATGCCTCTTCGGCATCCGATGGAGAAGACTGCGGTCTTCTTAATATTACACAGTTGACCTCAGAGTACAACCTATCCCTTCAAAACCGATTGCTATTAAAGATCAACATAGCCACGCTCTCAATCTCTCAATTAATTATAGGGATAAATGAAATGTGCCATgggataaaaaacaaaacagatatTCAGGTCGAAATTACCAGAAGCAGATGAGAGAAAAGACACGTTTTGGGTGCAGGCGTTCTTCAGTGTGTGAGGAAAGATGAGATACGACTGACTAGTATGTTTTCTGGGTCTGTAGCTTCAAAATGCCAGAATCCATGTGATGAGGAATCGCATAAGAAAGCACCTCAGTGGTATTTCAAATCGCACAAAATTCTACGACAGAAGACGGCGTTTCTTTTTGTTTACCAAACTTGTCATGAATCACATTTGTACACAGGTACTTGTTTAGCAAAGTCAGTTTCTTTTCTTTCACTATAACAGAGCATGCAATAAATCATGACTATATCATACTTTTCTCAATCCTAAGAAGTCTTAAATTTTTCATATAAAGTTATGCTTTGCTAGGAAATTTAAAGAAACCTGCGTTCAAAAATGTAAAAGGAAAAGAAAGTTGATTCATCACGTCTGCATTGTTTGGTTCTGCGGAAGATGTTGGAGTAACGGTGATTATACATTCGCAATACAGTCATGTATGTGTATCTTTACCACAGTTTCTATCGCCAATTAATTTGCAATAGGACTGACTTTACAAATGTTTCTTCGAATTTCAATGTAATATCATTGTCCCTCAGTGGACTATCTGAAAGGGTACAACTTTTTTCCTCATCCATTTCAACATGATAATATTGTATATTGCATGATTCCTCTGAGACTGTCTTAAGGGGTACGAGTTTCTTCCTCATCCACTTCATTGTACCGTTTTCTAAGTATAGACATGTTTCCGCGTGTTACTCAAATATCTGTGTTTCAATACCTCCTTACCACCATGATGGTATTGCGTCAACAACCGTATTGGTATATTTCATATGTCCCCAAATTGGACACGCATGGCGTGGCTACATTTCCAATCATTCACTGAACAAAGATAACAAGTCCCATTCAATAAGTTGAACCGTCATAAATGTAAATTGTTATGTTGGCGTTTCCGTACAACACATGTTAAGTAGGATATAAGAAATAAAGGAAATATTTCAATAACTCGAAAGATTGAATGAAAAATTACGCAGAAACCacttgcatgcataattagatacagacagatagatagatagatagatagatagatagatagatagatagatagatagatagatagatagatagatagatagatagatagatagatacatagatacatagatagatacatacatagatacatagatacatagatacatacatacatacatacatacatacatacatacatacatacatacatacatacatatatacatacatacatacatacatactttctGTATATGTATCAATGTCGCTAAGAACTCTGTGGACTGAAAATATGTCTCGGTTATAGCTGCGCGCGGAACTGAGTGTAATAATTGTGATGCAGACGGTCTTACTCGGATTCATAAGTTCGCGGTATTGCGTCATTCTTAATCATTGAGTTTCAGATATTGCGGACGTAATAAAGGTACATATACAACAGAGATGTGCCATgtcattatttgtaaacaaaaaagaTTGCTAGAATCATTTACCCGGGAAAAGACAAACAGTATTTTTACACCTGAACAAGTATCATTGCCAAACGATTTCTCATTGCTCTCTTtcataaatatcaaacaatatattttgatGTGCCTATATATACTTAAAGTTAGAAAAAGCAATCCCGTAATTCTTTTTGCATCATTTCCGCTAAAGGCGACGACGCAAGAAGTCATCCCTTTCACATATGATTTTTTGGAATTTGTCGTTAATGTTTCAACTCCTTATAAATAAGTTATTACATGGAACTATATAAAGTGCTAAAATTCACTAGACGTATTTTTCAATCCATGACGATAGAGTTCTTAGCGGCATTGATACGCATACAgacatgtatgtacgtatatgtGCCAAGAAAAAGTGAGAGGATATTACAAGTTACATTTAAACTTATAAATTACCTGATGTGTGCCATATATTTAGGAATGAATGTGTTACAACAACCTATGGGATTGAGCTCAATATGGTAAAGgttgatgtttgtttttatgtaaatagTTTCCTTACGTTGAATTCACTTTTTCATTGAAGATAATAGGTGCCTAGCATTCGCCGCGAAAGTTTAAAGCTTAAACATTTTGCTTAAACTTTAcacaataaaactttcaaccattcccttaccGATTGCAGAATAaaaattagagaaacaaattactgatatttaccgatattttgaaattcaaaaaggccgccattcctgtgtacGTTATCTTAAAGgggaaaatgcaattttcaaaaaactaagacggttgattttattcttacttcaagagcttcaaaatgagcccccacaactGCTAGACCACAAGAGATTTGGATaaatttgagaatccgaatatctgttcccattCTACCTGAAGGTGGAgctttagccgagcggttttgactgttaCGTCAGTAACTAGTCAGTCACCTAGCAAAGACTTTGCTATGCAACTGACTAGATACTgtgcgttgtgagttcgaacccgatctAGAATCTACTAAattttaatcattctctttcattttcaagtgtTAAAATCAGGGATTACCGTACAAATTTTGggatgaaaaaaatgaatgacCATGCAAGAATTtactaatattttgaaattttaaatggcCTCTataccctgtgttaactcactGTAAAACTCCACAAAAGCTAAAAGTTTAAGCCTCTGTCGCTCCATTGACTTCAGAATAAGTTCACGAAAACAGgaaacaaaaatttgcacattcgaatatatatatgtacctgAAGACAATTCTACATAAATTAACGCATAACACAGGCACTGCAATCATTCGCGAGAAGTGTCCGTACACTCCAAAGTTGACATTTAGTTCATGCTTAAAGTTAATTTATACCCTTAACTATGAACTACCCCtttttgttcaatttatcaGGTATCATTTATTTGTAAGAACATCTTCATATTTTCCAGCACACTACATGTAATAAAGTTTATGTCTGACATAAAGTATACAATAATAATCAGTTTTCGTTCAAAGACATTGAACAAAACGTATGAAACATTTGCTGAAAAGTGCCCGAATTCATAAAAGGTATTACTATAAAAGTGATCAAGGATATTATATTGTTGGTCAAATCGATATACTAAATTAGATTCATCATAAAAGAAAAATTCAGTTCCCCCGAGAATCTGACAATAATTAGTTGATCCCAGCCCAATACATTTAGGCCTATCCATGGCCAAATCACGAGTCGAATTAGAAATAGCAATAATATGGAAACTAATATTGGAAAACAAGATTCCATAAATATTTAGCAAtttaatacaatacaatagaaCCAGCTCATGTAACAAAGAACATGGAAAATAGAAGGACAAGACATTAAAAGCAAGGACAAAAACACATCAAAGGCCGATTAAAAACACTCTGAGAACAGTCTTGCAATAAACAGAAGTCTTTCTATAGATAAACTTACAAAGGAAAACAGCAGTTTGtacaaattaataataataaagaatatATATAATGCGCCTAATCTCAAAAGGAAATTACAAAATTCCATATGAAATGTGTCTTGAGGGCGGAATGAAATATGTGAATCCATATGGCGTAGGTTGACAGGCAGACTGTTCCAAGTTTTCGATCCTGAATGGGAAAAAGACCTTTCACGAAAGGAATTTGTGGCAACACGCGGTTTAttctaaaatgacatattgcagGGGTAGGCCATGTAAAACGATAAGGGttataaaacaaatacaaatttcacaGACCTAGACAAGtaatgaattttgcattttatcatttcaaatttatttgtgatatttgaaagtgCTTTGAAAGGCAATCCTGTTGGGTTGTAACGTAAATTGCAGCTGTAAGTCCTTAATCAAGATTTTGTTTACAGAAATCGATattcttgttttgtttatttaggtCGCAACATCGTAGAAGTGGAAGACCTACTAAATTTATAGGTCCTTGGAATTATCACACGAATTTCATAACTTTacaaagaaaaaagacaaactcgCTGTGTataatcaccatggcaacaagtGTGGGCCAGGCTAATGGAATAGCAGATAACGGTGGTGATGGAAACGGCGACGGAGCCGGCGGAGCGGGAGTACTGTTGCCAGGGTACATCGTTGCGTCACAAATGGGAGCGGGAGAGGCTGTGGTTGGTGGCGCTGCTGGTGGGGAAATCGCCGCCGGGGGTGGAGGAGAGGCCGTGGCGGCTGGTGATGGCGGGGGATGCTGTGATTTCGGCGACGGGTGTTGCTGTTGCGGCGATGGCGACTGCGGATCGTGTCTTGAAGCAGGGTGTGGGGCCATATGCGATAAAGGCGTGGAGTGCACGATACTGTAGGATCGGATCATCGCCAAGATCTTGGGAACACATCAACATGCACCGCggacattttttcatgtacctGTAAGGCGATTAGTTGCCATTGCACATATCACATACATCGCAGATGAAATTACGTCATGAAACATTCCTAGTAACTATAAACTTTTGGAAAGAATCCATCATGAGTTACCTGAACGGAAAATGGATGAAGCATCAACATGATGAAAATATAACCACTGGAAGTGCCGATTTGAATTCTATGTACACAAGATATTCCCTGAAGAGCAATGCAATCTACAACAGCATGTATTCAATAACCGCAATTCTTTTTGTaaagtactgaaaaaagaaaaaacaaaactatCATGATTATTACCATTTTTAAAGGAGATGAATTACGTTTCTTTTAGTTGTTCCGTGCTAGAGAATGGCAATTTTAAATAATTCATTACAAACATGCGAGACGAATTGCCGCGATTTTAAGGATGGTTTAGACATTTTTCTTCTGAGTCTATATCTTAGTTATTACCTGTAGAAAGaaaagtattttgaaaagatCCTGTATATACAAATAAGAGTTAGTCAAAATGTTAAGATGTTAGTTTCACTACATGTCAAAATCTAGCTGAATAGGAGTTTCTAGAAAGTAACTGATTTGAAATTGGAGTTTACTTAGACCCTCATGAAAGCACGTGTACTTTCTCAGTTTGCATACAATAGGAATTGTAGCCGCACGAGTGACAAGGCTTAGCTTCTTGTCTTTGTTATTTCAACGCATATGAGACGGAGATAACGCTCCCAGTGTGTTTGTACTGATAGTTaggtggcttaacaaaaatatcgttacacggatgacaaaagtgccaaatttgctacagatgttcGCATATATatttagatcaaaattagctattgctccaaaaatttgggccaccggaaaggctcgatgacgtcattaattcaaaatggctgccattatATTGCTTAGAAAATGTTACAACACGgctaattcaggcagttttcaatatttttttgaataaactgacacaaacatcccaaattacaaatacaacataaaattgatgcaaagCAATTAtcatgatgacgtcatcaagccaaaatggccgaccaaattcaaaatatcccccataATGTCATCTGCTGATGTTCAAACactgttaattaagcctgttttcagtattttagtgcatgaactgaaattaatacccaaaattacagacaaagtATAATTGATGCAatttaattattgtgatgacgtcataaaaccaaaatggcaaccgaaaattacaaaatggcctaTTATATGAAGTTCACTATACTTagtacaatagcccatttacgtggcaaaatgatagtttaaaggtaatgtacaatttgtcttgatgatccataaactcaaaataaatgataaatgtaccaaacttagccaataagctcaacacaagttacaaaatattatgaaattattgattatttaacaaTGGCCTGTGTCTGAAATACTGAatcaatataaaggaaatgGAGCAACTTTATGCAtcggttctacctttgaaagtcttacgatatagtgagtagatcaatagtagtgtgatttcatgataatgaaaaacatggcgagaaaccggtgaataaatcatgccttgaccctggtcatgtgaccatggTCCCCGAAAAAAGGTttgatgtttgtgattttggtctTTTGCTTCTTTTGTTTGAGAAGCCGTtttcgtttgttgaattttctgggttttttatgTCCCGATTTGTGGTGACAGACacatagttttgtgctacagTAGTTTTCTTTTTGGAGGATATGCTATCCTCCAAAATGAAGCAAATCTATTTATATTCATGAAccaagagaagattttt
Above is a window of Ptychodera flava strain L36383 chromosome 19, AS_Pfla_20210202, whole genome shotgun sequence DNA encoding:
- the LOC139119256 gene encoding paraneoplastic antigen Ma6E-like; its protein translation is MATSVGQANGIADNGGDGNGDGAGGAGVLLPGYIVASQMGAGEAVVGGAAGGEIAAGGGGEAVAAGDGGGCCDFGDGCCCCGDGDCGSCLEAGCGAICDKGVECTIL